The following coding sequences are from one Clostridioides difficile ATCC 9689 = DSM 1296 window:
- the pdaA gene encoding delta-lactam-biosynthetic de-N-acetylase, with protein sequence MFRKVLHYLTLLSISIFFIVGCSNSQNNQNENQNKETQLQEDKEKIDSGKDTSNVIVSDGTDKPSKATTNNDNNKLDVSSLDNTTLDWFYIPNNKHKTPEVNTDIEFKFSDYDALYNGPTKDGQKTLYLTFDEGYENGYTTKILDTLKQNQVKAVFFVTAPYIKENKDLVKRMVSEGHIVGNHSKTHPSMPTKTSNLKNFNDELYDVEKLYKDVTGKDMVKFFRPPMGKYSEKSLAMTKNLGYKTVFWSFAYRDWDTDKQPSHEEATQKIMDNLHDGSILLLHAVSKTSTEILNDFISNARKLGYEFELLEY encoded by the coding sequence ATGTTTAGAAAAGTATTGCATTATTTAACACTACTTTCTATTTCTATTTTTTTTATTGTTGGATGTTCAAATTCACAAAACAATCAAAACGAAAATCAAAATAAGGAAACACAGTTACAAGAAGATAAGGAAAAAATAGATAGTGGTAAAGATACTTCCAATGTAATAGTTTCAGACGGAACAGATAAACCATCAAAAGCCACTACTAATAATGATAATAATAAATTAGATGTATCTTCTTTAGATAACACTACTCTTGATTGGTTTTATATACCAAACAATAAGCATAAAACACCAGAAGTAAATACGGACATTGAATTTAAATTTTCTGACTATGATGCCCTATACAATGGACCTACAAAAGATGGTCAAAAAACACTATATCTTACATTTGATGAAGGTTATGAAAATGGATACACTACAAAAATACTCGACACTCTAAAACAAAATCAGGTTAAAGCAGTTTTTTTTGTTACAGCTCCATATATAAAAGAAAATAAAGATTTAGTAAAAAGAATGGTTTCTGAGGGACATATAGTTGGAAATCATAGTAAAACCCATCCATCTATGCCAACAAAAACAAGCAATCTAAAAAACTTTAATGACGAATTATATGATGTTGAAAAGTTATATAAAGATGTAACTGGGAAAGATATGGTTAAATTTTTTAGACCTCCTATGGGAAAATACTCAGAAAAAAGCTTGGCAATGACTAAAAATTTAGGATACAAGACTGTATTTTGGAGTTTTGCATACAGAGACTGGGATACTGATAAACAACCATCACATGAAGAAGCAACGCAAAAAATAATGGATAATCTACATGATGGTTCTATCTTGTTACTACATGCAGTTTCCAAAACTAGTACAGAAATTTTAAATGATTTTATATCAAATGCAAGAAAACTAGGATATGAATTTGAACTCTTGGAGTATTAA
- a CDS encoding membrane protein, translating to MVLTGAHYIYILFMVIILITMIMKKDTIVPCILGVFFMGLFFEKNIFGAITAVFNSFIISLNELGPIILIIAIMVALSKALEANNAIQYMVRPFSRVIKNSNTAFFVTGFVMLVLSWFFWPTPAVALVGAVFLPVAMRAGLPAIGVAVALNLFGHGLALSTDFVIQGAPSITAGAAGVAVSYVINDGMILFWVMGIVTISMAFYTLKRDINKGMFREELKGFESEEVEEFNGKSKIATILVALGFLADIIAMYVFDLKGGDASALLGGTAVFLIIIINVINFGKDSLENVCENIIDGFVFGIKIFGAIIPIAAFFYMGEVAPLTGVFGKVLAPGSQGLLSDIGIALSQTIPLNKFAVSGIETVVGAITGLDGSGFSGISLVGSLASVFGTAINASVGALAALGQISGIWVGGGCLVPWGLISASAICGVSPIELAKRNFVPVITGLVVTTIVAMFII from the coding sequence ATGGTTTTGACAGGAGCACATTATATTTACATTCTATTTATGGTAATTATATTAATTACTATGATTATGAAAAAGGATACAATAGTACCATGTATATTAGGTGTTTTTTTTATGGGGTTGTTCTTTGAAAAAAACATTTTTGGTGCTATAACAGCAGTGTTTAACTCTTTTATTATATCTTTAAATGAGTTGGGTCCAATTATCTTGATTATAGCTATTATGGTTGCATTATCTAAAGCCCTAGAAGCCAATAATGCTATACAGTATATGGTGAGACCATTTTCGAGAGTTATAAAAAATTCTAATACAGCATTTTTTGTAACTGGATTTGTTATGTTAGTTCTTTCTTGGTTTTTCTGGCCAACTCCAGCTGTTGCCTTAGTTGGAGCTGTATTTTTACCTGTTGCTATGAGAGCTGGGCTACCAGCAATTGGTGTTGCAGTAGCATTAAATTTATTTGGTCATGGTCTTGCCTTATCTACAGACTTTGTTATTCAAGGAGCTCCAAGTATAACAGCTGGTGCAGCAGGTGTTGCAGTATCATATGTTATAAATGATGGTATGATTTTGTTTTGGGTGATGGGAATCGTAACCATATCTATGGCATTTTATACATTAAAAAGAGATATTAACAAAGGAATGTTTAGAGAAGAACTAAAAGGTTTTGAAAGTGAAGAAGTAGAAGAGTTTAATGGAAAATCTAAAATAGCAACTATTTTAGTAGCTTTGGGATTTCTTGCTGATATAATTGCTATGTATGTATTTGACCTAAAAGGAGGAGATGCATCAGCTCTTTTGGGTGGAACAGCAGTATTTTTAATAATAATTATAAATGTTATAAATTTTGGCAAAGATAGTCTTGAAAATGTATGTGAGAATATAATTGATGGTTTTGTGTTTGGGATAAAAATATTTGGAGCAATTATACCAATAGCAGCATTTTTCTATATGGGTGAAGTTGCACCATTGACAGGTGTATTTGGAAAAGTATTAGCACCAGGTTCACAAGGTTTATTATCAGATATAGGCATAGCTCTTTCTCAAACAATACCACTTAATAAATTTGCCGTATCAGGTATAGAAACTGTAGTGGGAGCAATAACTGGGCTTGATGGTTCTGGATTTTCTGGGATTTCATTAGTTGGTTCACTTGCCTCTGTATTTGGAACTGCTATAAATGCAAGTGTTGGTGCACTAGCTGCATTAGGACAAATCAGTGGTATATGGGTAGGTGGAGGCTGTCTAGTTCCTTGGGGTCTTATTTCAGCATCGGCAATTTGTGGAGTTAGTCCAATAGAATTGGCAAAGCGAAACTTTGTCCCAGTTATAACCGGATTGGTTGTAACAACCATAGTAGCAATGTTTATTATTTAA
- a CDS encoding HAMP domain-containing sensor histidine kinase, which yields MINKIKPSKLGVILLIYVVISAAVAFILNIPFYSAVESIVKDVSEGKVYFKREVNQLMDNFQTYVNNNGIRADDGDDIAKWNSDNWFVSMKIYKGNKVFYDTLYYPNEVPDKSEENEFYSSPMARNYEIQFSDIKANIVVVALFRFRFQNFIEAISITFMALTFIITFLLLFSRKIKYLRKIEMGIKIVESGSLKYRIPVKGNDELSSLASSINEMSHTLENQLIKEREMKNKNKDIVTSISHDVRTPLTSVICYLDLIKDHKYNSPEQLEQYIKNVRSKAYQIKDLTDDLFTHFVNSGEEVSKGYEKINANEFIFQLLLDSSYTLEEKGFHITIENELYNQYHIYVDVTQFRRIFDNLCSNIIKYARKDKPIVFLIKVEDSKLLIIQKNRVSNFSKNVESFGIGIKNCEKIVAYHNGSINVNSDDKEFAIEISIPAKES from the coding sequence TTGATTAACAAAATTAAGCCATCTAAGTTGGGAGTTATACTATTGATATATGTAGTAATCTCAGCTGCAGTGGCTTTCATTTTAAATATACCATTTTACTCTGCTGTTGAATCTATAGTAAAAGATGTATCAGAAGGGAAAGTATATTTTAAAAGAGAAGTAAATCAACTTATGGATAATTTTCAAACTTATGTGAATAACAATGGTATAAGAGCAGATGATGGAGATGATATAGCAAAATGGAATAGTGATAATTGGTTTGTTTCTATGAAGATATATAAAGGAAATAAGGTTTTTTATGATACATTATACTATCCTAATGAAGTACCTGATAAGAGTGAGGAAAATGAGTTTTATAGCAGTCCCATGGCTAGAAACTATGAGATACAATTTTCTGATATTAAAGCTAATATAGTTGTAGTAGCTTTATTTAGATTTAGATTTCAAAATTTTATAGAAGCAATTTCTATTACATTTATGGCACTTACATTTATTATAACATTTTTACTGTTGTTTAGTAGAAAGATAAAGTACCTAAGGAAAATAGAAATGGGTATAAAGATAGTAGAGAGTGGCAGTTTAAAGTATAGAATCCCAGTAAAAGGTAATGATGAATTATCATCACTTGCATCTAGTATTAATGAGATGAGTCATACATTGGAGAATCAACTTATAAAAGAAAGGGAGATGAAGAATAAAAATAAAGATATAGTAACTTCGATATCACATGATGTTAGAACTCCATTAACGTCAGTAATTTGTTATTTAGATTTGATTAAAGACCATAAATACAATAGTCCTGAGCAATTGGAACAATACATAAAAAATGTAAGGTCTAAAGCATATCAAATAAAAGATTTAACAGATGACCTTTTTACGCATTTTGTTAATTCTGGAGAGGAAGTTTCAAAAGGGTATGAAAAAATAAATGCTAATGAATTTATTTTTCAATTACTTTTAGATAGTTCATATACATTGGAGGAGAAAGGATTTCATATAACAATAGAAAATGAACTTTATAACCAATATCATATTTATGTAGATGTTACACAATTTAGAAGGATATTTGATAATTTATGTTCTAATATAATAAAATATGCTAGGAAAGATAAGCCTATAGTATTTTTAATTAAAGTAGAGGATTCTAAATTACTAATTATACAAAAAAATAGAGTAAGTAATTTTTCTAAGAATGTAGAAAGTTTTGGAATTGGTATAAAGAATTGTGAGAAAATAGTTGCATATCATAATGGAAGCATAAATGTAAATTCAGATGATAAAGAATTTGCTATTGAAATATCTATTCCAGCAAAAGAATCATAA
- a CDS encoding response regulator transcription factor: MNKEIPKKILVADDNPEIREIVEILLTGEGYEVIMATNGEEAVNLVDSTIDLIILDVVMPVKTGFVACNEIREKTTAPILFLTAKTQDSDKVIGFSAGGDDYLSKPFSYSELISRVKSLLRRYYIYQGKEKEREPNILKTKELCVNLDTQDVTLNGEPVFLTTIEYSILILMLKNRKKVFSSENLYETIWDEQYFYTANNTIMVHIRNLRKKLEKDQKNPQYIKTAWGKGYYID; this comes from the coding sequence ATGAATAAAGAGATTCCAAAAAAAATTTTAGTAGCTGATGATAATCCTGAGATTAGGGAAATCGTAGAAATACTTTTAACTGGTGAAGGTTATGAAGTTATTATGGCAACGAATGGAGAAGAAGCTGTAAACTTAGTAGATAGTACGATTGATTTGATTATTTTGGATGTTGTAATGCCTGTAAAAACAGGATTTGTTGCATGTAATGAAATTAGAGAAAAAACGACAGCACCAATATTATTTTTAACTGCAAAAACTCAAGACTCTGATAAAGTTATTGGATTTTCAGCAGGAGGAGATGACTATTTATCAAAGCCTTTTTCATATTCTGAACTAATTTCAAGGGTTAAGTCTCTACTTAGACGTTATTATATATACCAGGGAAAGGAAAAGGAAAGAGAGCCAAATATATTAAAAACAAAAGAGTTATGTGTCAATTTAGATACTCAAGATGTTACACTAAATGGAGAACCTGTGTTTTTGACAACTATAGAATATAGTATATTAATTCTTATGTTGAAAAATAGAAAAAAAGTTTTTTCGTCTGAAAATTTATATGAAACTATTTGGGATGAGCAGTATTTTTATACAGCAAATAATACAATAATGGTTCATATTAGAAATTTAAGAAAAAAGTTAGAAAAAGACCAAAAAAATCCACAATATATAAAAACCGCATGGGGAAAGGGGTATTATATTGATTAA
- a CDS encoding lysylphosphatidylglycerol synthase transmembrane domain-containing protein — MISKTEKKNKCLGSVAFLVLLMGITGYFVFRGQSVESLIKSLKGASPMFILIGFAMMFIYVACEGINIYLGMKALNQKTTLLKCMGYAFIGFYFSSITPSASGGQPAQVYYMKKDDINISYSSLILLVIVVIHQVVILAYSGIMFIMEREFILNNVSGMNILLIYGVITNVALVIGVIAIIFSKKLVNNFIISITNLLGKLRIIKDVESSRKVIISQIEEYVKGAQYIKQNPKLVVQILVITIVQITAMFLVPFFVYKAFHLSTYTVFEILAIQSLLNIAVSSLPLPGAVGASENSFMTLFKIFFPGHLLVPAMLLSRGISFYAFVAISGLICIVVHVKSSEKVKAVKKVAYVR; from the coding sequence ATGATAAGTAAAACTGAAAAGAAAAATAAATGCCTAGGTAGTGTAGCTTTTTTAGTTTTACTAATGGGCATAACAGGATATTTTGTTTTTAGAGGGCAGTCAGTTGAATCATTGATAAAATCATTAAAAGGTGCAAGCCCTATGTTTATACTAATTGGATTTGCAATGATGTTTATATATGTTGCCTGTGAAGGTATAAATATATACTTAGGTATGAAAGCTTTAAACCAAAAGACTACTCTTTTAAAATGTATGGGATATGCTTTTATTGGATTTTATTTTAGTTCTATTACACCTTCAGCATCAGGTGGTCAACCAGCACAAGTTTATTATATGAAAAAAGACGATATAAATATATCATATTCTTCACTTATACTATTAGTCATTGTTGTTATTCACCAAGTAGTTATACTGGCATATAGTGGAATAATGTTCATTATGGAACGTGAGTTTATATTAAATAATGTAAGTGGTATGAACATTTTACTAATATATGGTGTAATAACAAATGTTGCTCTTGTCATTGGAGTAATTGCAATTATATTTTCAAAAAAACTTGTAAACAATTTTATAATATCAATAACAAATTTATTAGGTAAGTTAAGAATAATAAAAGATGTTGAAAGTTCAAGAAAAGTTATAATATCTCAAATTGAAGAGTATGTTAAAGGTGCTCAATATATAAAGCAGAATCCAAAACTTGTAGTCCAAATTTTAGTCATAACTATTGTACAAATAACAGCTATGTTTTTAGTTCCTTTCTTTGTATACAAAGCTTTTCATCTATCAACATATACTGTATTTGAGATATTAGCGATACAATCCTTGCTTAATATTGCTGTTTCTTCATTACCATTGCCAGGGGCTGTTGGAGCTTCTGAAAATAGTTTTATGACATTATTTAAGATATTTTTCCCTGGTCACTTATTAGTTCCGGCAATGTTACTTAGTAGGGGGATAAGTTTTTATGCATTTGTAGCTATAAGTGGATTGATATGTATAGTAGTACATGTAAAATCTTCTGAAAAAGTAAAAGCAGTGAAAAAAGTTGCTTATGTAAGATAA
- a CDS encoding polysaccharide deacetylase family protein gives MYVVGLIIVVALIFLVHSIIPTYYNKLLNKEVLKNMAGENEIALTFDDGPDKRYTEKLLDVLKENDIQAMFFVVAKNAEKEPEIIKRMLRENHIVGLHSLEHRNAWLYSYSYVKKDFIESTNIMKNLGVDVNYYRPPWGHTNIFSNSFVKKYNLKMTLWDVMAEDWEKDSTVDIIINKLMSRTKENSIICLHDAGENSGGAVGAPERTIEALKIAIPKLKASGLKFVTPERM, from the coding sequence ATGTATGTAGTAGGTTTAATTATCGTTGTTGCATTGATTTTTTTAGTCCATTCAATTATACCTACATACTATAATAAACTATTAAATAAAGAGGTATTAAAAAATATGGCTGGAGAAAATGAAATTGCACTTACATTTGATGATGGTCCAGATAAGAGATATACAGAAAAATTACTAGATGTGTTAAAAGAAAATGATATACAAGCTATGTTTTTTGTAGTAGCAAAGAATGCTGAAAAAGAGCCTGAAATTATAAAAAGAATGTTGAGAGAAAATCATATAGTTGGTTTACATTCATTGGAACACAGAAATGCATGGCTTTATAGTTATAGTTATGTTAAAAAAGATTTTATTGAAAGTACAAATATAATGAAAAATTTAGGTGTAGATGTAAACTACTATCGTCCACCATGGGGTCATACTAATATATTTTCAAATTCATTTGTTAAAAAATATAATCTAAAAATGACTTTGTGGGATGTAATGGCAGAAGATTGGGAGAAAGATAGTACAGTAGACATTATTATAAACAAGTTAATGAGTAGAACAAAAGAAAATTCTATAATTTGTTTACATGATGCAGGTGAAAATTCAGGTGGTGCAGTAGGTGCACCTGAGCGTACTATTGAAGCTTTAAAGATAGCTATTCCAAAACTTAAAGCCAGTGGTTTAAAGTTCGTAACACCAGAAAGGATGTAG
- a CDS encoding MGDG synthase family glycosyltransferase, which yields MKVLILTGKFGMGHYSASNSLSEDIKAKFDNSEIIIKDIFEYIMPNYSDKMYKTFSILVNRGSSLYNLFYKCAENGKKDIKFTFSDYFLNKLDTLLHEVQPTVVISTFPFCSQLVSRYKEKYNSNLPLITCITDISSHSEWISKNTDCYLVASKSTKEELVFKGIDESKIKVNGIPVKKEFKRIEHVNHSTKKNILIMGGGLGLLPKSEQFYKELNSLEGVKTTVITGNNKKMYYKLYGRYENIEVVGYTNEVYKYMKDSDLIISKPGGITLFETIYSELPILAFNPFLQQEIDNASFILNNEIGRILGKNKKYYVDEIKDLIYDDATLKEMSSNMKELKKQFDNNTLENILFSLDEQGACRECM from the coding sequence ATGAAGGTATTAATTCTTACAGGAAAATTTGGTATGGGTCATTACTCAGCATCAAATTCTTTAAGTGAAGATATAAAAGCAAAATTTGATAATTCAGAAATAATAATTAAAGATATATTTGAGTACATTATGCCTAACTATTCAGATAAAATGTACAAGACTTTTTCTATTCTTGTAAATCGGGGAAGTAGTCTTTATAATTTATTTTATAAATGTGCTGAAAATGGAAAGAAAGATATAAAATTTACTTTTTCAGATTATTTTTTAAATAAATTAGATACATTACTTCATGAAGTACAACCAACAGTAGTTATTTCAACTTTTCCATTTTGTTCTCAATTAGTATCAAGATATAAGGAAAAATATAACTCAAATCTTCCTTTAATAACATGTATAACTGATATAAGTAGTCACTCAGAATGGATTAGTAAAAATACAGACTGTTATTTAGTAGCTAGTAAATCTACTAAGGAAGAACTTGTTTTTAAAGGAATAGATGAATCTAAGATTAAAGTTAATGGTATTCCAGTAAAAAAAGAATTTAAAAGAATAGAACATGTAAATCATTCAACTAAAAAAAATATTCTTATAATGGGTGGAGGATTAGGATTACTGCCTAAATCAGAACAATTTTACAAAGAATTAAATAGTTTAGAAGGAGTAAAAACTACTGTAATAACTGGTAATAATAAAAAAATGTACTATAAACTATATGGTAGATATGAAAATATAGAGGTAGTAGGTTACACCAATGAAGTATATAAATATATGAAAGATTCTGACCTTATTATTTCTAAACCAGGTGGAATAACACTATTTGAAACAATTTATTCAGAACTTCCAATATTGGCATTTAATCCATTTTTACAACAAGAGATAGATAATGCTAGTTTTATATTAAATAATGAAATTGGGAGAATACTTGGTAAAAATAAAAAATACTATGTAGATGAGATAAAAGATTTAATTTATGATGATGCTACTCTTAAAGAAATGAGCAGTAACATGAAAGAATTAAAAAAACAATTTGATAATAATACCTTAGAGAATATTTTATTTTCACTTGATGAACAAGGAGCGTGTAGAGAATGTATGTAG